In Zunongwangia sp. HGR-M22, the sequence TTGGTTTGTTTTTAGATGATAGCCTTTAAAATGCTGAAAAATTTTTGTGTAATCTTTAGTTTCTAAATATTCTGATGGTACTCTGCTATCGAAAAAATGAGTGGCATTATAGGTGTTTTGCTTTCCTATAGCTTTCATTTTTACGGTATCTATTTCAGTAATCTCGTCTTCAATTAAAGAAATATCTTCAGATTTACAAATTTCATCCAAAGCATATTCAAAAAAAGCTTCAGAAGTCAGCATTTTATAGGAATAGGGAGAAAGCTCAAGTTCTTTTTCAGTATAAGACGAAATGAATTTACCTTTAGACCAGTCTGCAGAAATTAAAAAATCCCAGCGACCACGGTTTTTTTCCCAATAGCACCAGGTTTTATCTCTATTAATTTGGAATGAAGGATCTAATATGGCAATCTTTTTTCCTTTAAAAAAAACATCGTCTTTAAGGCGTAAAGCCAATTGAAGTCCTGCTAATCCACCGCCAACAATTACATAATAATATACCGGGCCTAGCATACACTAAAATTATCTGGATTTTTTAAAATATTTAAAAGGAACAAACAGCATCCCAAAGTTTTCGCCGTCCTCTTTACCAATGTGTTTGTGGTGTATTTTATGTGCTCTTCTTATTCCTTTAGCATAGGTGCTGTTGGCATTTCTAAAAATTTTAAAACGTTGGTGTATAAAAATATCATGAACGCTAAAATAGGCGATTCCGTATGCTAAAATGCCAAGGCCAATAGGCAAGGTGTACCATACATCTTCGTAACGCCATAGTAGAAAACAACCAATGCTTACAGCTGCATAAAAAACAAAAAATAAATCGTTACGCTCCCACCATCTGCTGTGGTCTTTTTGGTGATGGTCTTTATGCAGGCTCCATAAAAAACCATGCATTATGTATTTATGCGTAAACCATGCCATAAACTCCATACCAATAAAAGTAGCCAGAAATATCGCGATCCAAAGAATTGTAGTCATAGGTTAAATTTACAAATTATATAAGATTAAGACGGCAAGAAATATAAGATTTTGCCAACAGTCCTGCTTTTTGATAATCTGATACTCTAATTCGCTTTTTCTTAATCTCTAAAGAGGGTGTTTGTTTGAGTTTGTAAAGTAATTTTTTGTAATAAATATATGCTGTGTATACGCCGAATTTTGCTTCAACGGGAAGGTGAATAATTCCGTTTAATCCTTTTCTAAAATCTTCGTCAATTTCATCGATAATCCTCTTTTTACTTTCTTCATCTAACTCTTCGAGATTAGTGTTCGGAAAATAACTTCTATTTAAATCTTCAAAATCGGCTTTTAAATCTCTCAGAAAATTTACCTTCTGAAAAGCTGAACCTAAACTCATCGCTGATTCTTTAAGTTCATTATACTTTTTTTGGTCGCCTTTTACAAATACTTTTAAACACATTAGCCCTACTACATCTGCACTGCCGTAAATATATTCTTTATACTCGTCTACAGTTAAATAATCTGATTTGTAAAGATCTAACCGCATAGACTTCATAAAAGCGATATAAAGTTTTTCGTCTATATCATATTTATGTACCGTTTCTTGAAAAGCATTAAGAATTGGATTTAAACTTATCTTTTGCGTTAAAGCTTTATATAAATCTTCTTCAAAATCGTTGAAAAGTACTTCTTTATCGTAGCCATGAAAACTGTCCACAATTTCGTCTGCAAATCGTACAAAGCCGTAAATATTGTAAATATCTTGTCGTATACTTGGAGCTAGCATTTTTGTTGCAGAAGAAAAAGAAGTACTGTAGGCGTTGGTAACTTCTTTACTGCACGTTCGCGAGACAACGTCAAAAATAGATTTCATAGCACTAAATTTTATTCTTTTTAATTAGACCTGCGGTTAATTTTCCCGAGATTAATGATGGCGGAACCCCCGGGCCGGGTACCGTAAGTTGTCCTGCAAAAAATAGATTTTTAACTTTTTTGCTTTTCAGTTTAGGCCTTAAAAATGCTGTTTGAAGCAAAGTGTTGGCGAGACCATATGCGTTTCCTTTGTAAGAATTATATGCTTCTTTAAAATCATTAACACAAAAAGACTCTTTAAATATAATATTATTTTTAACACTTTGATTTGTTATCCTCTCAAAGCGCGTTATAATTTTATTAAAATACTTTTCCCTGCGCTGTGGTGTGTCCTCGATATCGGGAGCTAATGGAATTAAAAATATACCTGCTTCGTTTCCTTGCGGAGCAATATTAGTATCTGTTACAGAAGGAAAACTGGCGTAAAATAAAGGATCTTCCGGCCACTTAGGATTATCATAAATATTCTTAGCGTGCACATCAAAATCTGTATCAAAAAATAAGCTATGATGAGCTACGTCCTCTAATCTTTTATCAAAACCAACATAAAATAGTAAAGCTGAAGGTGCAAATGTTCGATTTTCCCAGTATTTCTCTGAATATTGTCTTGATGCCTCTGGTAGTAGCTGTTCGCTATGATGATAGTCTGCTCCACTTAGTACAATATCACTAGTGATAAATTCATCATTAATGTAAAGGCCTTTAGCGGTGTTATCTTCAACAGCTATTTTCGTTACATTGGCGTTTGTTTGGATTTTTACACCTAATTCTTCAGCAAGTGATTGGATGCCTTTTATAACTTCATACATTCCGCCTTTAGGATGCCAAGTTCCCAGACCAAAATCTGCATAATTCATAAAGCTATAAAATGCAGGAGTAGCGGTAGGTTTGGCGCCTAGAAATAACACAGGGAATTCAAGGATTTTGATCAATTTTTGGTTATTGAACTC encodes:
- a CDS encoding phytoene/squalene synthase family protein; its protein translation is MKSIFDVVSRTCSKEVTNAYSTSFSSATKMLAPSIRQDIYNIYGFVRFADEIVDSFHGYDKEVLFNDFEEDLYKALTQKISLNPILNAFQETVHKYDIDEKLYIAFMKSMRLDLYKSDYLTVDEYKEYIYGSADVVGLMCLKVFVKGDQKKYNELKESAMSLGSAFQKVNFLRDLKADFEDLNRSYFPNTNLEELDEESKKRIIDEIDEDFRKGLNGIIHLPVEAKFGVYTAYIYYKKLLYKLKQTPSLEIKKKRIRVSDYQKAGLLAKSYISCRLNLI
- a CDS encoding sterol desaturase family protein, translated to MTTILWIAIFLATFIGMEFMAWFTHKYIMHGFLWSLHKDHHQKDHSRWWERNDLFFVFYAAVSIGCFLLWRYEDVWYTLPIGLGILAYGIAYFSVHDIFIHQRFKIFRNANSTYAKGIRRAHKIHHKHIGKEDGENFGMLFVPFKYFKKSR
- a CDS encoding phytoene desaturase family protein, which gives rise to MKQKIAIIGSGFASLAASCYLAKDGYDVTIYEKNAEVGGRARQLKKNGFTFDIGPTWYWMPDVFERFFADFDKKPEDFYTLIKLNPAYRVYFEEGHHISIENSLEKIYAAFEKEEAGSSKALKKFIKEAQENYDIAIKDVVYRPGVSPIELVTPQTAARIGQFFSTISKKVRKEFNNQKLIKILEFPVLFLGAKPTATPAFYSFMNYADFGLGTWHPKGGMYEVIKGIQSLAEELGVKIQTNANVTKIAVEDNTAKGLYINDEFITSDIVLSGADYHHSEQLLPEASRQYSEKYWENRTFAPSALLFYVGFDKRLEDVAHHSLFFDTDFDVHAKNIYDNPKWPEDPLFYASFPSVTDTNIAPQGNEAGIFLIPLAPDIEDTPQRREKYFNKIITRFERITNQSVKNNIIFKESFCVNDFKEAYNSYKGNAYGLANTLLQTAFLRPKLKSKKVKNLFFAGQLTVPGPGVPPSLISGKLTAGLIKKNKI